A window of Candidatus Ozemobacteraceae bacterium genomic DNA:
TGTCTCCAGAAACGGTACCGCAAGTGCGTCATGCGGCTTGAGAATCAAAGTGAGAATCGATAATTGGCTTTCCGCGAGCATCGGCATGATGTATTCTCAGAAGGCTTTGAATACCCCCCCCTGTACAGGAATCATGTGAACATAGCCCTCATCAAGCCCTCGCTCGGCGAACGCCGCGGGCACCCCTACCGGACTCCGGCCGTTCTCGAGCCTCTCGTGTTCGGCCTGATCGCCGGGGCGACCCCGCCGGGCGTCGAACTGCGGCTGATCGACGAGCGGCTGGAGGACGTGCCTTTCGGGGAAACGTTCGATGTGGTCGCGATCACCGTCGAAACCTTCACGGCGCGCCGTTCCTACCAGATCGCCCAGGGCTTCCGGCAGCGGGGCGTCAAAGTCATCCTGGGGGGCTTCCATCCCACCCTGGTGCCGGAAGAGGCCTCCCGATATGCCGATTCCATCGCGATCGGAGAAGTCGAGGCGGTCTGGCCCCGCGTGATCGCCGACCTGGCGAGAAAACGCCTGGAATCGCGGTATCAGCCCGAAACAACCGACGTTTCCGGCGCTTTTCGGATCGACCGGAGCATCTTCCGGGGAAAAGCCTACCTCCCGCTGGCGCTCGTGGAAACGAGCCGCGGATGCGCCTTCGACTGCGATTTCTGTTCCGTCCGCCGGTTCTACGGGAAAGACGTGCGCTTTCGCCCGGTTCCCGAGCTGGTCGATGAACTGGAACGCCTGCAGCGCCGGTTCGTCTTCTTCGCGGACGACAACATCGCCGCTTCCCCGGCGCACGCGCGCCGCGTGTTTCAGGCCATACGCCCCCTGGGCCTGCGCTGGGTCAGCCAGGCCAGCCTCTCCTCGGCGGCCGATCCGGGGTTTCTCGATGAAATGGCCGCCAGCGGCTGTTTTGCGGTCATCATCGGGATCGAGTCGCTGTCTCCGGCGAACCTCAGGCGCATGAACAAGGACTGGAGCCTGGCTCTGGGCCGCCTGGAAACG
This region includes:
- a CDS encoding radical SAM protein, coding for MNIALIKPSLGERRGHPYRTPAVLEPLVFGLIAGATPPGVELRLIDERLEDVPFGETFDVVAITVETFTARRSYQIAQGFRQRGVKVILGGFHPTLVPEEASRYADSIAIGEVEAVWPRVIADLARKRLESRYQPETTDVSGAFRIDRSIFRGKAYLPLALVETSRGCAFDCDFCSVRRFYGKDVRFRPVPELVDELERLQRRFVFFADDNIAASPAHARRVFQAIRPLGLRWVSQASLSSAADPGFLDEMAASGCFAVIIGIESLSPANLRRMNKDWSLALGRLETLLDEFRARGILVYATFVFGYDDDTPQSMRETVEFAMDRRLFLANFNMLYPFPGTRVYESLLGQGRLLHPRWWLTPGFRWERPAFVPRGMTVDELADGVAGARRRFHSLGSILRRGRDLQANLADPFRALVYLAGNLVSRLDIRGKTGLRLGFSSPDLIEGSAP